One stretch of Phaeodactylum tricornutum CCAP 1055/1 chromosome 9, whole genome shotgun sequence DNA includes these proteins:
- a CDS encoding predicted protein: protein MTKPRYSLSNTSVASSVTTICTAKSTSTTTPVSDRPPLRRTKAQRQQVRYQLAKVADREATTDPDCTTATSQERFVAQPLSSPSPSRRVRFTASTKRRESSPAQSLSQQSHSSSSTSSSAVPTLPNFRRKRSHDSRQGLWSDDATVDGRIPHKPPRPCGSLSTTRKVLRGAGMDVYAVQDSGTHQLLLDECLFACTSIREASSPRAAWEAAVPLAFTLVRKQSRRQLWQFSTSHESTAALSAILDLCGTVPTLHTRWNRKDPFVTAFRDVLGIVAHCLSLDCTLSPYASTKQASKFRYQMLAHPDALQGLLSLVLADPITHRCRGAAGDEAANTDKGGTADAIASDRLPGDIGESVVSQSDTGHHNYLHDTPASQSSTGSLDPTMAGRRRRQRLRTQQAQPVGSPHRRLTTCPEEFTPPASTTDSAAPSELLSFASRSPGGDSVASNDSVLVQAQDQMDQATARVLDTLKDRDRHAEKHPHSCGNDVLTHPLQSVPLLAVQRIVTGKADDNSKSCMDDESVTDQQETNWDPSQTKGSDRQPEDDDDANPLLRTNRLLGENGAIPMLAQAMAETLVAVTVLVRDPHACEGCLQYLHIRVATLASLVDGACLLNDRNRQAFCKEGFTTESGGCLVVCVLYVLESLLNANALWQAEGLCGEIGLECLRTLTSLTHENEVATRELAVDYRDLGWNKNTRGLDILARVLCLAVTTSGQPSGTEKLRYDAVIFCLNTLTNIVECGGNLSMMATLTFPVPVGDDSDHMFLSWLTTWLVGETGSFREAVVASTLGNAQSKHADRKLENEEDERLVTAGNGFVLLACLMLHKNGDTQGTTQVRAIRQMILSKLPGDNAGDKVTFVQNTLTAFCNFYHYSIGDLSVAVVAPVKKLIAELGVLSEDQSWSRNVDTPNW, encoded by the coding sequence atgaCGAAACCACGATACAGTCTCTCGAATACTTCCGTTGCAAGCAGCGTTACTACGATTTGCACCGCCAAATCGACATCGACTACGACTCCTGTGTCTGACAGACCGCCTTTGCGACGGACCAAAGCCCAACGTCAACAAGTACGATATCAACTGGCTAAGGTTGCTGATCGCGAAGCCACCACGGATCCTGATTGTACAACCGCCACGTCGCAAGAACGGTTTGTTGCCCAACCCCTCTCGTCTCCTTCTCCCAGTCGGCGAGTTCGCTTCACGGCGTCTACCAAACGACGCGAGTCGTCGCCGGCGCAATCTCTGTCGCAGCAGTCGcattcctcgtcgtccacttCATCATCTGCCGTTCCTACTCTCCCAAATTTTCGTCGCAAGCGTTCCCATGACTCTCGACAAGGCCTGTGGAGTGACGACGCTACCGTCGATGGCCGCATCCCACATAAACCGCCACGCCCTTGTGGCAGCCTCTCCACAACGCGCAAGGTTCTCCGCGGGGCCGGCATGGATGTTTACGCCGTGCAAGATTCCGGGACCCACCAGCTCTTGTTGGACGAATGCTTGTTTGCCTGTACGAGTATTAGAGAGGCTTCGTCGCCTCGAGCGGCCTGGGAGGCGGCCGTGCCCCTGGCTTTCACCCTAGTCCGGAAACAGTCACGACGCCAATTGTGGCAGTTCAGCACAAGCCACGAATCGACGGCGGCCTTGTCGGCGATCTTGGATTTGTGTGGAACCGTTCCGACGCTGCATACGCGATGGAATCGGAAAGACCCGTTCGTGACCGCGTTTCGGGATGTCTTGGGTATCGTTGCGCACTGTCTTTCGTTGGACTGTACGCTGTCGCCGTACGCGAGTACGAAACAAGCGAGTAAATTTCGGTACCAAATGTTGGCTCATCCGGACGCTTTGCAAGGACTACTCAGTCTGGTTTTGGCCGATCCAATTACGCACCGCTGCCGCGGTGCCGCAGGAGACGAGGCCGCCAACACGGACAAGGGTGGGACCGCGGACGCAATAGCATCAGATCGTTTACCAGGAGACATTGGGGAGTCGGTTGTATCCCAGTCGGATACGGGACACCACAACTATCTTCACGATACGCCCGCTTCGCAGTCGTCTACAGGTAGTCTGGATCCTACCATGGCTGGTCGTCGACGTCGCCAACGGCTCCGTACTCAGCAAGCCCAGCCAGTCGGTTCTCCTCATCGCCGTCTGACCACATGTCCCGAAGAATTCACGCCCCCCGCGTCGACAACTGATTCCGCCGCCCCCAGCGAGTTGCTCAGTTTTGCCTCCCGGTCCCCCGGGGGCGACTCGGTCGCTTCCAATGACAGCGTCTTGGTGCAAGCGCAGGATCAGATGGATCAGGCGACTGCGCGTGTGTTGGATACGTTGAAAGACAGAGACCGACACGCTGAAAAGCACCCGCATTCGTGTGGCAACGACGTGTTGACCCACCCGCTCCAGTCCGTTCCATTACTTGCGGTCCAACGCATTGTTACGGGCAAAGCCGACGACAACTCGAAATCGTGTATGGATGATGAGAGCGTTACAGATCAGCAGGAAACGAATTGGGATCCCTCCCAGACCAAAGGTAGCGACAGACAAcctgaagacgacgacgacgccaaccCGCTTTTGCGGACGAATCGGCTCCTTGGTGAGAACGGAGCAATTCCAATGTTGGCGCAAGCCATGGCGGAGACACTGGTGGCGGTCACAGTGCTAGTAAGGGATCCGCACGCGTGTGAGGGGTGTTTGCAGTATTTGCACATCCGCGTTGCGACGTTGGCGTCGCTGGTGGACGGGGCTTGTTTACTGAATGACCGCAATCGACAGGCCTTTTGCAAGGAAGGATTTACCACCGAATCGGGAGGTTGTTTAGTCGTGTGTGTCTTGTACGTATTGGAGTCCTTGCTAAACGCGAACGCTCTGTGGCAGGCCGAAGGTTTGTGTGGTGAAATCGGACTGGAATGCTTGCGTACGTTGACTTCTCTCACGCACGAGAATGAAGTAGCGACTCGTGAGTTAGCCGTGGACTACCGAGATCTGGGTTGGAACAAGAACACGCGAGGTTTGGATATTTTGGCTCGAGTATTGTGCTTGGCAGTGACAACCAGTGGTCAACCGAGTGGCACAGAAAAGTTGCGATACGATGCCGTCATTTTTTGTCTGAATACGCTGACAAACATTGTCGAGTGCGGTGGGAATCTATCAATGATGGCGACACTCACTTTCCCTGTACCGGTTGGCGACGACTCGGACCATATGTTTCTATCGTGGTTGACGACGTGGCTGGTAGGCGAAACCGGTAGCTTCCGCGAGGCGGTAGTGGCGAGTACGTTGGGCAATGCGCAGAGCAAACACGCGGATCGCAAACTCGAgaatgaagaagacgagcgTTTAGTAACCGCCGGCAACGGCTTTGTTCTCTTGGCTTGCCTCATGCTTCACAAGAATGGCGATACGCAAGGTACAACGCAAGTGCGGGCCATCCGACAGATGATTTTGTCCAAACTGCCAGGCGACAATGCGGGGGACAAGGTAACGTTCGTCCAAAACACTCTCACGGCGTTTTGCAACTTTTATCACTATTCCATTGGAGATTTGTCCGTGGCTGTCGTGGCACCGGTGAAAAAGCTGATTGCCGAGCTGGGAGTCCTGTCAGAAGATCAGAGCTGGTCCCGTAATGTCGACACACCAAATTGGTAG